GGATGGCCCTCCAACTGCTCAAACGCCAGCCCGGCGAAACGGTGGGCCTCCCCATCCGCCGCCTGCGTGCCGGATGGGACAATGAATACTTAGTCCAGGTGCTCTCGACAGGGCTGACCTAATGCGCCGGCCCTGCCCCTCAAGGGAGAGGGAAGTCGGCTATCGCTTCACTGTGAAGGCGGGCAATCCGAAGGATGCGGAAGGCGCGAAGCTCGGCACAACGGCTGGTAAGCGGAACGCCTTCCGCTGCCTCATGTCGAACGTGCCGGTGACGTACGATTACATTCGACAAGAAGGCAAGGCCGGACGCATGGGCGCGCGGCTCATGGCCATCGTTGCCGAGGGCGCGCGCGGGCGGATTTATCTTTCGCCTACGTCGGAACACGAGGCTGTTGCCCAGCAGGCGCAGCCAGAGTGGAAGCCTGAGATGGCGTTGCCCAACAACCCGCGTGACTTCAAGACACCGAACTATGGGCTGACAACATTTGCCGATCTCTTCACCCCCCGACAGCTCGTTGCTTTAACGACCTTCTCCGACCTAGTGCAAGAAGTACGCGAACGAGTGAAGCAGGATGCGTTAGTCATGATCTCAGCAGAAGAGGGTCAGCCCCTCGCGGCCGGTGGGACGGGGGCTAGCGCCTACGCGGATGCAGTAGCAGTGTATCTGGGGCTTTCTGCAAGCAAAGCCACCGATTACAACTCGACGATCTGCGGATGGATACCGGGAATTAAGTACGAGGTTGTCAGTAACACATTTTCACGACAGGCGATTCCAATGACTTGGGATTTCGCGGAGTCGAATCCCTTTGCGGAGTCATCGGGAGACTTCTACGAGCAAGTGAAGCGTGTACTGAAGGTGTTAGAGATCTCCTTTGTTGCAATCAACGCCAACGGAAGGAGTATGCAAGCCGATGCGCAATCTGGTAGTGATGTCGCCGGTCGTGTTATTTCTACTGATCCGCCCTACTACAGCAATATCTGCTACGCGGATCTCTCCGACTATTTCTATGTCTGGCTTCGCTGCTCTTTGCAGCCCGTCTTCCCTGAGCTGTTCGCAACGCTTGCCGTGCCCAAGACGGAGGAACTGGTCGCTACTCCCTTCCGCCACGAGAGCAAGGAAAAGGCTGAAGCGTTCTTCCTCGAGGGCATGACGCAAGCGATGCACCGTCTTGCTGAGCAAGCCCATCCGGCCTTCCCAGTCACCATTTACTACGCCTTCAAGCAATCTGAAACTGAAAGTAAGGCGGGCACGTCGAGTACCGGCTGGGAGACCTTCCTCGACGCGGTGATCCGCGCTGGCTTCGCCCTCACGGGCACCTGGCCGATGCGAACTGAGCGCGACTTCGGCGTAAAAAGCGGGTCCAACGTGCTCGCTTCCAGCATCGTCCTCGTCTGCCGCCCGCGCGTCGCCGACGCGCCTACCGCCACGCGGCGCGAGTTCCTGGCTGCGCTCAAGCGAGAGCTGCCTATAGCGCTGGCGCATCTGCAGCACGGCAACATCGCTCCGGTGGACCTAGCACAGGCGGCTATCGGCCCCGGCATGGCGGTCTTCACTCGCTACGCGAAAGTGCTCGACGCCGAAGGCAAGGCCATGCGTGTGCGCGAGGCGCTGGCTCTTATCAACCAGACGCTCGATGAAGTGCTGGCTGAGCAGGAAGGCGACTTTGATTCCGACAGTCGCTGGGCGCTCTCGTGGTTCGAGCAGTATGGCTTTGCAGAAGCCGAGTACGGCGTGGCTGAGACGCTTTCCAAAGCGAAGAACACCAGCGTCGGCGGCATGGTCGAGGCGGGCATTCTTGCCTCGAAGGGTGGTAAGGTGCACTTGTTCAAACCTGTTGATCTACTTGCGGACTGGGACCCGGCCACCGATCCGCGCCTCACAGCCTGGGAGATGGTGCATCATTTGATTCGCGTGCTCGAATCCGGAGGTGAAAGCGCAGCGGCGGCGCTGGTAGCCAAGCTTGGCAGCAAGTCCGAGGTCGCCCGCGAACTATGCTATCGCCTCTACACCCTCTGCGAGCGCAAG
This DNA window, taken from Deltaproteobacteria bacterium, encodes the following:
- a CDS encoding ISAs1 family transposase codes for the protein MALQLLKRQPGETVGLPIRRLRAGWDNEYLVQVLSTGLT
- a CDS encoding DUF1156 domain-containing protein; its protein translation is MRRPCPSREREVGYRFTVKAGNPKDAEGAKLGTTAGKRNAFRCLMSNVPVTYDYIRQEGKAGRMGARLMAIVAEGARGRIYLSPTSEHEAVAQQAQPEWKPEMALPNNPRDFKTPNYGLTTFADLFTPRQLVALTTFSDLVQEVRERVKQDALVMISAEEGQPLAAGGTGASAYADAVAVYLGLSASKATDYNSTICGWIPGIKYEVVSNTFSRQAIPMTWDFAESNPFAESSGDFYEQVKRVLKVLEISFVAINANGRSMQADAQSGSDVAGRVISTDPPYYSNICYADLSDYFYVWLRCSLQPVFPELFATLAVPKTEELVATPFRHESKEKAEAFFLEGMTQAMHRLAEQAHPAFPVTIYYAFKQSETESKAGTSSTGWETFLDAVIRAGFALTGTWPMRTERDFGVKSGSNVLASSIVLVCRPRVADAPTATRREFLAALKRELPIALAHLQHGNIAPVDLAQAAIGPGMAVFTRYAKVLDAEGKAMRVREALALINQTLDEVLAEQEGDFDSDSRWALSWFEQYGFAEAEYGVAETLSKAKNTSVGGMVEAGILASKGGKVHLFKPVDLLADWDPATDPRLTAWEMVHHLIRVLESGGESAAAALVAKLGSKSEVARELCYRLYTLCERKKRAAEALSYNGLVQSWPEIARLAGQKPEQAQEELF